From Gammaproteobacteria bacterium, a single genomic window includes:
- a CDS encoding sel1 repeat family protein: MSIRKIISAAVLLLVTAPVFAADGFEDGLRYYVSGKTDSALAIWRPLAEGGHANAQFHLGNMYDKGEGVVQNTNEAMKWYSLAASQGHQTASYRVHVMELDKRRTAHR, translated from the coding sequence ATGAGCATACGGAAAATTATCAGCGCAGCTGTGCTGTTGCTTGTGACCGCGCCTGTTTTTGCCGCCGACGGATTTGAAGACGGGCTGCGTTATTACGTATCCGGCAAAACTGACAGTGCGCTGGCCATTTGGCGTCCGCTGGCCGAAGGCGGCCATGCCAATGCCCAGTTCCATCTTGGCAATATGTATGACAAGGGCGAAGGCGTCGTTCAGAATACAAATGAAGCAATGAAGTGGTATTCCCTGGCCGCTTCCCAGGGTCACCAGACTGCCAGCTACCGCGTGCACGTCATGGAACTGGACAAGCGCCGTACTGCCCATCGCTAA